From Mannheimia pernigra, one genomic window encodes:
- a CDS encoding type II toxin-antitoxin system RelE family toxin has product MNKITFTGKADKQLSKIDSRYIQAILDAIEALVLFPDVQLDIKKLKGYINRFRLRVGRYRVIFEVQDGEPKIIEIQTIAKRDEQTYTH; this is encoded by the coding sequence ATGAATAAAATCACATTCACAGGGAAAGCGGATAAGCAACTCTCAAAAATTGATAGTCGATATATACAAGCTATTTTGGATGCAATTGAAGCACTTGTTTTATTCCCTGATGTTCAACTCGATATTAAAAAACTAAAGGGCTATATAAATAGGTTTAGGCTAAGAGTTGGACGGTATAGAGTGATTTTCGAGGTGCAGGATGGAGAGCCAAAAATCATCGAAATTCAAACGATAGCAAAACGAGACGAGCAAACCTATACACATTAA
- a CDS encoding helix-turn-helix domain-containing protein — MKPYQTIKDTNGKDLFVLVPVAEFEELTGAGKYNFPYDDETEQDLVEIEVDNDEFDDVTLPFEVVKIKLEQNINSLGAWRIYRNLSQQDVAEKTGLSQSAISQAERKGNRPQKRTREKLAKIYNCTPEQLAI; from the coding sequence ATGAAACCATATCAAACAATTAAAGACACCAACGGCAAGGATTTATTTGTGCTTGTGCCGGTGGCTGAATTTGAAGAGCTAACTGGGGCGGGTAAATATAACTTCCCTTATGATGACGAAACCGAACAAGACCTTGTAGAGATTGAAGTAGATAATGATGAATTTGACGATGTAACACTACCTTTTGAAGTAGTGAAGATCAAACTAGAACAAAACATCAATTCATTAGGAGCGTGGCGGATTTACCGCAACCTATCACAGCAAGACGTGGCGGAAAAAACAGGGCTTTCACAATCTGCTATTTCACAAGCTGAACGCAAAGGCAACCGACCACAGAAACGCACAAGGGAAAAACTAGCTAAAATCTACAACTGCACCCCTGAACAGTTGGCAATTTAA
- a CDS encoding ash family protein: protein MLSEIYSAHVVAKSTTERQNSNDLYTANKSMPFNRAIFVCSTHTPKENNLPTFGQIAFLSMVACNGKGSPFAVFRVSQFLTPLHVTAQIVRSLAVAPEKSNTELSSMIYKFLLLGSQRLKITVHANNKAEALSRVQFASKPLLVARLRNPLVNNSANMTACDTEQNNSLPSVDGCGHNDLTTTYDANRKRDTSGLFLPQIHNHGITTPKIYSELAVRATPRNKALSTNKGGYSYVAVEPLSHLSQSDKSFYQLTKTYDTMKKPTQTGNTAKTTPIVRSTRFINFHQWWKLNSIRSPIALSSRFEGVQYV, encoded by the coding sequence ATCCTAAGTGAGATTTATTCTGCTCACGTTGTAGCAAAATCTACAACCGAGCGTCAGAACTCGAACGATTTATACACGGCGAACAAAAGCATGCCATTCAATCGTGCTATTTTTGTTTGTAGCACACACACACCCAAAGAAAACAATCTCCCCACTTTTGGGCAGATTGCCTTTCTCTCTATGGTAGCGTGTAATGGGAAAGGTTCGCCCTTTGCTGTGTTCCGTGTATCGCAGTTTCTGACCCCGTTACACGTTACCGCCCAAATCGTCAGAAGTTTAGCGGTAGCCCCTGAAAAATCAAACACGGAGCTATCATCAATGATCTACAAATTCCTCTTACTAGGCTCACAACGCCTGAAAATCACCGTACACGCCAACAACAAAGCCGAAGCCTTGAGCCGTGTTCAATTTGCCTCTAAACCGCTTCTAGTGGCACGTTTACGCAATCCACTTGTAAATAATTCAGCAAATATGACCGCTTGCGATACTGAACAAAATAACAGCTTGCCAAGTGTGGATGGTTGCGGTCATAATGACCTCACTACTACATACGACGCTAACCGCAAGCGTGATACAAGCGGTCTTTTTTTACCTCAAATTCACAATCACGGGATTACTACACCCAAGATCTATTCAGAATTAGCGGTAAGGGCGACACCCCGAAATAAGGCTTTAAGCACGAATAAGGGGGGCTATTCGTATGTAGCAGTTGAACCCTTATCGCACCTTTCACAAAGCGATAAGTCATTTTATCAACTAACTAAAACATACGACACTATGAAAAAACCAACCCAAACCGGCAACACCGCCAAAACTACGCCTATCGTTCGCTCTACACGTTTTATTAACTTCCACCAATGGTGGAAGTTGAATAGCATTCGCTCCCCTATTGCCCTTTCTTCACGTTTTGAGGGGGTGCAATATGTATAA
- a CDS encoding helix-turn-helix transcriptional regulator translates to MTESTITHLADDVRIIRPFIARQKLGVGKTTFSDWQNPKSKRYRPDFPKKIQLGANSVGYLESEINAFIQSLANSRTV, encoded by the coding sequence ATGACCGAAAGCACTATCACACACTTAGCTGATGATGTTCGCATTATCCGCCCATTTATCGCTCGCCAAAAGTTAGGCGTAGGCAAAACCACCTTTTCAGACTGGCAAAACCCGAAATCAAAACGCTATCGCCCTGACTTCCCGAAGAAAATTCAGCTAGGGGCTAATTCGGTCGGCTATCTCGAAAGTGAAATTAATGCGTTTATTCAATCGCTAGCGAATAGCAGAACAGTATAG
- a CDS encoding ShlB/FhaC/HecB family hemolysin secretion/activation protein, with product MRYHQTFILSFISSAIATTAFANTLDTQLSGIDAAQQQRQQQHQQAQAEQLQAQPDIRLDTSSSESLLLSHTESPCYPIHQITLTDYGSSTLQSQFQWAFDKAAQTLKLTLPHCFGGEGLGVLMKQVQNEIIGRGYVTTRVVTEEQDLRGGKLVLTVIPGKVRNTIVADSGNVPRFTRLHALTALTFDSGDLLNIRDIEQSLENLKRVPTAEANIEILPSEGDLASVGDSDLKISYAQAFPFRLNLGLDDAGSTSTGKLQASATLSVDNIFSANDLFYTSFTHSLKQKGDDKGSRASKNLTLYYSIPFGYWSLAFSHNKNRYHQEVFGAFDNSYRYSGVSDNDKLTLSYLLYRDSVRKTTISASLWSRQSQNYIDGAEVGVQKRRMAGWEGGFSHKEYLGNGTLVLSANYKRGTGARGQLQAPEELRGEGTSRPQIITVSISYDKPFMWGKQPWQFNSSWQAQWNKTPLILQDRFSLGGRYTVRGFDGELTLTGERGWLWRNELAWQVNRLGHQLYFALDSGRVMGWSTKNQLGHHLMGSALGLRGNIKGMSYDVFVGKPVRKPEGFSTSDTVAGFNLNYPF from the coding sequence ATGAGATACCATCAAACCTTCATTTTAAGCTTCATTTCTTCAGCGATAGCAACCACCGCTTTCGCTAATACGCTTGATACTCAATTAAGCGGCATAGATGCTGCTCAACAACAACGCCAGCAACAGCATCAACAGGCACAAGCCGAACAATTACAAGCTCAACCCGATATTCGTCTCGATACATCTTCCTCTGAATCACTTTTACTCTCTCATACTGAATCACCCTGCTATCCTATCCATCAAATCACACTAACTGATTACGGTTCTTCTACCCTACAAAGTCAATTCCAATGGGCCTTTGATAAGGCTGCTCAAACATTAAAGCTTACGCTACCACACTGTTTTGGTGGTGAAGGTTTAGGCGTATTAATGAAACAAGTTCAAAACGAAATTATTGGCCGTGGTTATGTGACGACTCGTGTGGTGACTGAAGAACAAGATTTGAGAGGTGGAAAATTAGTTTTAACAGTTATTCCGGGTAAAGTGCGTAATACGATTGTAGCGGATAGTGGCAATGTACCTCGTTTTACGCGCTTACATGCTCTTACGGCTTTAACCTTTGATTCGGGTGACTTACTTAACATCCGAGATATTGAGCAATCTCTTGAAAATTTAAAACGTGTCCCCACAGCAGAAGCCAATATTGAGATTTTACCGAGTGAAGGGGATTTAGCCTCAGTCGGTGACAGTGATTTAAAAATCAGCTATGCACAAGCCTTTCCGTTTAGGCTGAATTTAGGGCTGGATGACGCTGGCTCAACATCCACAGGGAAATTACAAGCTTCTGCAACCCTTTCTGTAGATAATATTTTTTCAGCCAACGACCTGTTTTACACCTCATTTACCCACAGCCTCAAGCAAAAAGGCGATGATAAAGGTAGTCGTGCCAGCAAAAATCTAACATTGTATTACTCTATTCCGTTTGGCTATTGGAGTTTAGCTTTCTCTCACAACAAAAACCGTTATCACCAAGAAGTGTTTGGTGCTTTTGATAATAGCTATCGTTATTCAGGTGTAAGTGATAACGACAAACTCACGCTGTCTTATTTGCTTTATCGTGATAGCGTGCGTAAAACGACGATTTCCGCGTCACTTTGGTCTCGCCAATCGCAAAACTATATTGATGGTGCTGAAGTGGGCGTGCAAAAACGCCGAATGGCAGGGTGGGAAGGGGGTTTTTCTCACAAAGAATATTTAGGCAACGGCACGTTAGTGCTATCCGCTAATTATAAACGCGGAACGGGGGCACGCGGGCAGTTACAAGCGCCAGAAGAATTACGGGGAGAAGGCACATCTCGACCACAGATTATCACGGTATCAATTTCTTATGACAAACCGTTTATGTGGGGCAAACAACCGTGGCAATTTAACTCCAGTTGGCAGGCTCAATGGAATAAAACCCCTCTCATTTTGCAAGACCGCTTTTCGCTTGGTGGACGTTATACCGTGCGTGGTTTTGATGGCGAATTAACCCTTACAGGCGAACGCGGTTGGTTGTGGCGTAATGAATTAGCGTGGCAGGTCAATCGCCTAGGTCATCAACTTTATTTTGCTTTAGACAGCGGGCGGGTAATGGGTTGGTCAACTAAAAATCAGTTGGGGCATCATTTAATGGGGTCAGCATTAGGCTTGCGAGGCAATATCAAAGGGATGTCTTATGATGTTTTTGTGGGTAAACCTGTGCGTAAACCAGAAGGGTTTAGCACCTCCGATACCGTGGCAGGTTTTAATTTAAATTACCCTTTTTAA
- a CDS encoding terminase small subunit → MPRIRTETLTEKQEAFCLAYLKCGNILKAYQAVNTGTMKPHSMRARASEMMNDYRVFNRLKQLVQAHKARGEHLPKFRKGSLMAEWLESNNLKNDP, encoded by the coding sequence ATGCCAAGAATACGAACAGAAACCCTAACCGAAAAACAAGAAGCCTTTTGCTTAGCTTACCTGAAATGCGGCAACATTCTAAAAGCCTATCAAGCAGTGAATACCGGCACAATGAAACCGCATTCAATGCGAGCAAGGGCAAGCGAAATGATGAATGATTACAGGGTATTTAATCGGCTGAAACAGCTTGTCCAAGCACACAAGGCAAGAGGCGAACACTTGCCGAAGTTTAGAAAAGGCTCACTAATGGCGGAATGGCTAGAAAGCAATAACTTAAAAAACGATCCCTGA
- a CDS encoding antA/AntB antirepressor family protein yields the protein MTAENYSATQLTEFLPIVTQQHQGEIKQLVDGRQLWQFLESKQHFADWIVKAIEAGFFEKNKDYFTFHKIMNRKQGVRGASKRNEYLLTVSMAKELAMLEQNEQGKLARRYFIQCEERLSQLAPNDVIQYRQQWHKDREAVKTPFKRMCNALEQARERKGKATSKFHYTNEAKMLMEVLLGMNVHHWRQAHNIIGDTRNALNAEQLLKLEYLEQANSLLLDMGLLNYQQRKAKLTEILSTKFNKKIMAVL from the coding sequence ATGACAGCAGAAAATTATTCAGCCACTCAATTAACCGAATTCTTACCGATTGTTACGCAACAACATCAAGGAGAAATCAAGCAATTAGTTGATGGTCGCCAATTATGGCAATTCTTAGAAAGCAAACAGCACTTTGCGGACTGGATTGTAAAAGCGATTGAAGCAGGGTTCTTTGAGAAAAATAAGGATTATTTTACATTTCATAAAATTATGAATCGTAAACAAGGCGTTAGAGGTGCAAGTAAACGCAATGAGTATTTGCTGACCGTATCAATGGCTAAAGAATTAGCAATGTTAGAGCAAAATGAGCAAGGGAAATTAGCTAGAAGATACTTTATTCAATGCGAAGAACGACTATCACAACTTGCCCCCAATGATGTTATTCAATACCGCCAACAATGGCATAAAGACCGAGAAGCAGTAAAAACCCCATTCAAACGAATGTGTAACGCACTTGAACAAGCAAGAGAAAGAAAGGGTAAGGCAACAAGCAAATTCCACTACACCAATGAAGCAAAAATGCTGATGGAAGTGTTACTAGGTATGAATGTTCATCACTGGCGACAGGCTCACAACATCATAGGCGATACAAGAAACGCACTTAATGCAGAGCAACTACTCAAGCTGGAATATTTAGAACAAGCAAACAGCCTATTGCTTGATATGGGCTTGTTAAATTACCAACAACGCAAAGCCAAACTAACTGAAATTTTATCTACTAAATTCAATAAAAAAATAATGGCGGTTCTATGA
- a CDS encoding DNA primase family protein: MTKLKNAPNVNKQPKGKPYEAYIIAGSNAWDKTKKQTVLEWTKSESDYQPIILGGKELREIDRLKLAVEVGTTSIYRAGTLTEAEKSAICQNLAKHSTAETVAFYDEALQLEENVSEYIARLRAEMGKDGGRVKAESDISISDNPTQKELLHAFLKWQPQPLARDTKLGINYLYNGIYWQSLDNEMLERQIMAFFEEVDIDFSDRKITSLAKLVERKIPQMPDGSPDIIGFANGKLNKHTGEFTAITKEDYLREIEDYEINPNSTDTPYFEQWLDFASNGNKNKREALFGALYAVLTNRYKWQLYFEVVGVAGAGKSIFGEIAKVINGRGNTTILDIGGFDEQTELAKIIGKSLVLSPEQPYYCGNADGLKRATGGEAVGVRLLYKQGIDYYPKIIFMYATNNVITFTDGRDGNQNSGHLRRKVTFYFGRKIPDDVRDDDFIEKVKGEIYGIIHRLLNTFPNPEQAREVLLSHQKQGEAIEMQRESNHLISFATHFKIDNSKPISMRWGSTRTSLNESKALYKAYLFFCDCIGQKPLSLQHFKRAFPEALKASREQAQIIEVMKTGNKTLNISYKDYQSTMDEWRDG; the protein is encoded by the coding sequence ATGACTAAACTCAAGAATGCCCCGAACGTAAACAAGCAACCGAAAGGCAAACCATACGAAGCCTACATCATAGCCGGTAGCAATGCGTGGGATAAAACCAAAAAGCAAACCGTGCTAGAGTGGACGAAATCAGAAAGCGACTATCAACCTATCATTCTAGGTGGTAAAGAATTGCGAGAAATCGACCGCTTGAAATTGGCGGTAGAGGTAGGAACAACCTCAATCTATCGAGCAGGAACACTCACAGAAGCCGAGAAATCGGCTATCTGTCAAAACCTTGCCAAACATTCAACGGCTGAAACGGTAGCTTTCTATGATGAAGCTCTACAGCTTGAAGAAAATGTAAGTGAATACATTGCCCGATTGCGTGCGGAAATGGGGAAAGATGGCGGAAGAGTGAAAGCGGAAAGCGATATAAGCATATCCGATAACCCAACACAAAAGGAGCTATTACACGCCTTTTTGAAATGGCAACCACAACCACTAGCCCGAGACACTAAGTTAGGCATAAACTACCTTTACAACGGCATTTACTGGCAATCGCTCGATAATGAAATGCTTGAACGGCAGATAATGGCATTTTTTGAAGAAGTGGATATTGATTTTTCAGACCGAAAAATTACAAGCCTAGCTAAACTGGTAGAGCGTAAAATCCCCCAAATGCCTGACGGTTCGCCCGATATAATCGGGTTTGCGAATGGTAAGCTAAACAAACATACAGGCGAATTTACCGCCATCACAAAAGAGGATTATTTACGAGAGATTGAGGACTACGAAATAAACCCAAATAGCACCGATACACCGTACTTTGAGCAATGGTTAGACTTTGCTTCTAATGGCAACAAAAACAAGCGAGAAGCCCTATTCGGGGCGTTATACGCAGTCTTAACTAACCGCTATAAATGGCAGCTCTATTTTGAGGTAGTAGGCGTAGCCGGTGCAGGTAAATCAATCTTTGGTGAAATCGCCAAAGTAATTAATGGGCGAGGCAATACCACTATTCTTGATATTGGCGGATTTGATGAACAAACCGAGTTAGCAAAGATTATCGGTAAATCGCTTGTGCTATCACCTGAACAGCCATACTACTGCGGAAATGCAGATGGATTGAAACGAGCAACAGGAGGCGAAGCAGTCGGCGTTAGATTGCTATACAAGCAAGGCATAGACTACTACCCTAAAATCATTTTTATGTATGCGACAAATAACGTTATCACGTTTACTGACGGCAGAGACGGCAACCAAAACAGCGGACACTTAAGACGCAAGGTTACTTTCTACTTTGGGCGTAAAATTCCTGATGATGTACGTGATGATGATTTCATTGAAAAGGTCAAAGGGGAAATTTACGGTATTATTCACCGCTTGCTAAACACTTTCCCAAACCCCGAACAGGCAAGAGAAGTATTGCTATCACATCAAAAGCAAGGCGAAGCGATAGAAATGCAGCGAGAGAGTAATCACTTAATCAGTTTTGCTACACATTTCAAGATAGACAATAGCAAGCCAATCTCTATGCGATGGGGTTCAACGAGAACATCACTAAACGAAAGTAAAGCACTCTATAAAGCCTATCTATTCTTTTGTGATTGTATCGGACAAAAGCCGTTATCACTCCAACACTTTAAAAGGGCATTCCCTGAAGCCTTAAAAGCAAGCAGAGAACAAGCACAGATTATTGAAGTAATGAAAACAGGAAATAAAACGTTAAACATCTCTTATAAAGACTATCAAAGCACTATGGACGAATGGCGAGACGGTTAG
- a CDS encoding terminase small subunit has translation MTELTPKQEAFCLTYIETGNASEAYRQAYEAEGMKPETINRKAKELLDNGKITARIEELKAEHAERHKLTVDDLLTELEEARTLAKAKENPNAMTQATMGKAKILGLDKQIHEVKADLRELPSKINIIFTDEPELQITG, from the coding sequence ATGACAGAACTCACACCAAAACAAGAGGCTTTTTGCCTTACCTATATTGAAACAGGTAACGCAAGCGAGGCATATCGCCAAGCATACGAAGCGGAGGGAATGAAACCCGAAACTATCAACCGCAAAGCAAAAGAATTATTAGACAACGGCAAGATTACGGCAAGAATTGAGGAATTGAAAGCCGAACACGCAGAACGCCATAAATTAACCGTTGATGACTTATTAACTGAGCTTGAAGAAGCGAGAACACTTGCTAAAGCTAAAGAAAACCCTAACGCAATGACACAAGCAACAATGGGGAAAGCAAAGATTTTAGGGCTAGATAAACAAATTCACGAGGTAAAAGCCGATTTGCGAGAGCTACCCTCAAAAATCAATATTATTTTTACAGATGAACCAGAGCTGCAGATAACAGGATAA